In Streptomyces capitiformicae, one genomic interval encodes:
- a CDS encoding DUF6912 family protein, producing the protein MRVYVPLTLPGLAEAYKTGELGDGPFVAYAVTPALREWYLSDDIEELEYAALNRAALASLRLLAGEPGAVRRRVVVAVDVADRDAVADPDRGLDPAALGEVRVAGPVALAKAAAVHVDSVEAEGEVGEAVDALGAADQGDDDAQFIVDGADDHELLWYATQEIPNLVGLGG; encoded by the coding sequence ATGCGCGTCTACGTCCCCCTGACCCTTCCTGGGCTCGCCGAGGCGTACAAGACGGGTGAACTGGGGGACGGGCCGTTCGTCGCGTACGCCGTCACGCCGGCCTTGCGGGAGTGGTATCTGTCCGACGACATCGAGGAGCTGGAGTACGCCGCGCTCAATCGGGCCGCGCTCGCCTCGTTGCGGTTGTTGGCGGGGGAGCCGGGGGCTGTTCGGCGACGGGTGGTCGTGGCCGTGGATGTGGCTGACCGGGACGCGGTCGCCGATCCCGATCGGGGGCTCGACCCGGCCGCGCTCGGGGAGGTGCGGGTCGCCGGGCCGGTGGCGTTGGCCAAGGCGGCGGCCGTGCATGTCGACTCCGTGGAGGCGGAGGGTGAGGTGGGGGAGGCCGTGGACGCGCTGGGGGCGGCGGACCAGGGAGACGACGACGCCCAGTTCATCGTGGACGGGGCCGATGACCATGAGCTGCTGTGGTACGCGACGCAGGAGATCCCGAACCTGGTGGGGCTGGGGGGCTGA
- a CDS encoding DJ-1/PfpI family protein: MTAKILIITGDAAESLEVLYPYQRLREEGYDVHIAAPSRKTLRFVVHDFEPGFDTYTEKPGYTWPADLAFSEVDPGQYAALVIPGGRAPEYLRNDPELRKILKAFFDTDKPVAQICHGPLLTAAVDALHGRRVTAYPALEPDMQAAGAIFQDAETVVDGTLVSARAWPDHSRWMREFLTVLRAKAPAT; encoded by the coding sequence ATGACAGCCAAGATCCTGATCATCACCGGCGACGCGGCGGAGTCCCTGGAGGTCCTGTACCCCTACCAACGCCTACGCGAAGAGGGCTACGACGTCCACATCGCCGCCCCCAGCCGCAAAACCCTCCGCTTCGTCGTCCACGACTTCGAACCCGGCTTCGACACCTACACCGAGAAGCCCGGCTACACCTGGCCCGCGGACCTGGCCTTCTCCGAGGTCGACCCCGGCCAGTACGCCGCCCTCGTCATCCCCGGCGGGCGAGCCCCCGAGTACCTCCGCAACGACCCCGAACTCCGCAAGATCCTCAAGGCCTTCTTCGACACCGACAAACCGGTCGCCCAGATCTGCCACGGCCCCCTGCTGACCGCCGCCGTGGACGCCCTCCACGGCCGCCGCGTCACCGCGTACCCCGCCCTGGAACCCGATATGCAGGCGGCCGGCGCGATCTTCCAGGACGCCGAGACCGTGGTCGACGGCACCCTCGTCTCCGCCCGCGCCTGGCCGGACCACTCCCGCTGGATGCGCGAGTTCCTGACGGTACTGCGAGCGAAGGCACCGGCGACCTGA
- the secA gene encoding preprotein translocase subunit SecA, whose product MSVLSKIMRAGEGKILRKLHRIADQVNSIEEDFVDLSDAELRALTDEYKQRYADGESLDDLLPEAFATVREGAKRALGQRHYDVQIMGGAALHLGYVAEMKTGEGKTLVGTLPAYLNALSGEGVHLITVNDYLAERDSEMMGRVHKFLGLSVGCILANMTPAQRREQYACDITYGTNNEFGFDYLRDNMAWSKDELVQRGHNYAIVDEVDSILVDEARTPLIISGPADQATKWYGDFAKLVTRLKKGEPGNPLKGIEETGDYEVDEKKRTVAIHESGVSKVEDWLGIDNLYESVNTPLVGYLNNAIKAKELFKKDKDYVVMDGEVMIVDEHTGRILAGRRYNEGMHQAIEAKEGVDIKDENQTLATITLQNFFRLYKRHDHNGKEMPGLSGMTGTAMTEAAEFHQIYKLGVVPIPTNRPMIRKDQSDLIYRTEVAKFEAVVDDIVEKHEKGQPILVGTTSVEKSEYLSQQLSKRGVQHEVLNAKQHDREATIVAQAGRKGAVTVATNMAGRGTDIKLGGNPEDLAEAELRQRGLDPEEHIEEWAQALPEALAKAEEAVKAEKEEVESLGGLYVLGTERHESRRIDNQLRGRSGRQGDPGESRFYLSLGDDLMRLFKAQMVERVMSMANVPDDVPIENKMVTRAIASAQSQVEQQNFETRKNVLKYDEVLNRQREVIYGERRRVLEGEDLHEQIQHFMDDTIDAYIGAETAEGFAEEWDLDRLWGAFKQLYPVKVTVDELEEAAGDRAGLTAEFIAESIKDDIHEQYEAREAQLGSEIMRELERRVVLSVLDRKWREHLYEMDYLQEGIGLRAMAQKDPLVEYQREGFDMFQAMMEGIKEESVGYLFNLEVQVEQQVEEVPVEDTKPSLEKGEAVPAQAGASRPEIRAKGLEAPQRRDRLHFSAPTVDGEGGIVEGDLPDDEPIRSEADGLTRAERRKQQGKAGGRRRKK is encoded by the coding sequence GTGTCCGTCCTCTCGAAGATCATGCGTGCAGGCGAAGGCAAGATCCTGCGCAAGCTGCACCGCATCGCGGACCAGGTCAACTCCATCGAAGAGGACTTCGTCGACCTCTCCGACGCCGAGCTGCGGGCCCTCACCGATGAGTACAAGCAGCGGTACGCCGACGGTGAGAGCCTGGATGACCTGCTCCCCGAGGCGTTCGCCACCGTGCGCGAGGGTGCCAAGCGCGCGCTCGGTCAGCGTCACTACGACGTGCAGATCATGGGTGGCGCCGCCCTCCACCTCGGTTATGTGGCCGAGATGAAGACCGGTGAGGGCAAGACCCTCGTCGGCACGCTGCCCGCGTATCTGAACGCTCTGTCCGGTGAGGGCGTCCACCTGATCACGGTCAACGACTACCTGGCCGAGCGTGACTCCGAGATGATGGGTCGCGTCCACAAGTTCCTGGGTCTGAGCGTCGGCTGCATCCTCGCCAACATGACGCCGGCCCAGCGTCGCGAGCAGTACGCGTGCGACATCACGTACGGCACGAACAACGAGTTCGGTTTTGACTACCTCCGCGACAACATGGCGTGGTCCAAGGACGAGCTCGTCCAACGCGGCCACAACTACGCGATCGTCGACGAGGTCGACTCGATCCTCGTCGACGAGGCCCGTACGCCGCTGATCATCTCCGGTCCGGCCGATCAGGCCACCAAGTGGTACGGCGACTTCGCCAAGCTGGTCACGCGCCTGAAGAAGGGCGAGCCCGGCAACCCCCTGAAGGGCATCGAGGAGACCGGCGACTACGAGGTCGACGAGAAGAAGCGCACGGTCGCCATCCACGAGTCCGGTGTCTCCAAGGTCGAGGACTGGCTGGGCATCGACAACCTGTACGAGTCGGTGAACACGCCTCTGGTGGGCTATCTGAACAACGCCATCAAGGCCAAGGAGCTCTTCAAGAAGGACAAGGACTACGTCGTCATGGACGGCGAAGTCATGATCGTCGATGAGCACACCGGCCGTATCCTCGCCGGCCGCCGCTACAACGAGGGCATGCACCAGGCGATCGAGGCGAAGGAAGGGGTGGACATCAAGGACGAGAACCAGACGCTCGCCACGATCACCCTGCAGAACTTCTTCCGCCTGTACAAGCGCCACGACCACAACGGCAAGGAGATGCCCGGACTCTCCGGTATGACCGGTACGGCGATGACCGAGGCCGCCGAGTTCCACCAGATCTACAAGCTCGGCGTCGTCCCGATCCCGACCAACCGGCCGATGATCCGCAAGGACCAGTCGGACCTGATCTACCGCACCGAGGTCGCGAAGTTCGAGGCGGTCGTCGACGACATCGTCGAGAAGCACGAGAAGGGCCAGCCGATCCTCGTCGGTACGACGTCGGTCGAGAAGTCCGAGTACCTCTCGCAGCAGCTCTCCAAGCGCGGTGTCCAGCACGAGGTGCTCAACGCCAAGCAGCACGACCGTGAGGCGACGATCGTCGCCCAGGCCGGCCGCAAGGGCGCCGTCACGGTGGCCACGAACATGGCCGGCCGTGGTACGGACATCAAGCTCGGCGGCAACCCCGAGGACCTTGCCGAGGCGGAGCTGCGCCAGCGCGGACTCGACCCCGAGGAGCACATCGAGGAGTGGGCCCAGGCCCTGCCCGAGGCCCTCGCGAAGGCCGAGGAGGCGGTCAAGGCCGAGAAGGAGGAGGTCGAGTCCCTCGGCGGCCTCTACGTCCTGGGCACCGAGCGGCACGAGTCCCGTCGTATCGACAACCAGCTGCGCGGTCGTTCCGGCCGTCAGGGCGACCCGGGCGAGTCCCGCTTCTATCTGTCGCTGGGTGACGACCTGATGAGGCTCTTCAAGGCCCAGATGGTCGAGCGCGTGATGTCCATGGCCAACGTGCCGGACGACGTCCCGATCGAGAACAAGATGGTCACGCGCGCGATCGCCTCCGCCCAGTCGCAGGTCGAGCAGCAGAACTTCGAGACCCGGAAGAACGTCCTCAAGTACGACGAGGTCCTCAACCGGCAGCGCGAGGTCATCTACGGCGAGCGGCGCCGTGTCCTGGAGGGCGAGGACCTGCACGAGCAGATCCAGCACTTCATGGACGACACGATCGACGCGTACATCGGCGCCGAGACCGCCGAGGGCTTCGCCGAGGAGTGGGACCTGGACCGGCTGTGGGGCGCCTTCAAGCAGCTCTACCCGGTGAAGGTCACCGTCGACGAGCTGGAGGAGGCGGCCGGTGACCGGGCCGGGCTGACCGCCGAGTTCATCGCCGAGTCCATCAAGGACGACATCCACGAGCAGTACGAGGCGCGGGAGGCGCAGCTCGGCTCCGAGATCATGCGTGAGCTGGAGCGCCGGGTCGTCCTGTCGGTGCTGGACCGCAAGTGGCGTGAGCACCTTTATGAGATGGACTACCTCCAGGAGGGCATCGGCCTGCGTGCGATGGCCCAGAAGGACCCGCTGGTCGAGTACCAGCGCGAGGGCTTCGACATGTTCCAGGCCATGATGGAGGGCATCAAGGAGGAGTCCGTCGGCTATCTGTTCAACCTGGAGGTCCAGGTCGAGCAGCAGGTCGAGGAGGTCCCGGTCGAGGACACCAAGCCGTCCCTGGAGAAGGGCGAGGCGGTGCCGGCCCAGGCGGGTGCCTCCCGTCCGGAGATCCGCGCGAAGGGCCTGGAGGCCCCGCAGCGTCGCGACCGGCTGCACTTCTCCGCGCCGACCGTGGACGGCGAGGGCGGCATCGTCGAGGGCGATCTGCCCGACGACGAGCCGATCCGCTCCGAGGCCGACGGCCTCACGCGCGCGGAGCGCCGCAAGCAGCAGGGCAAGGCGGGCGGGCGTCGCCGCAAGAAGTGA
- a CDS encoding Rv3235 family protein, which translates to MNKVMTRTKRSTGTRPPVRHDTRRPGRTPARTAPGHGRPSTARTTPTPPSAPTRPAPQLRPTDHFADLLLAVLSGRRPVHSMLRHTAGRAYDELARLAELGPLRTLHGVHPVVRDIGYYVAAPGALEVFARIGAGDRLRAMAFRLEHGPDHRWRCTAVELGGPRPPHPADD; encoded by the coding sequence ATGAACAAGGTCATGACCAGGACGAAGCGCAGCACCGGCACCCGCCCACCCGTCCGCCACGACACCCGCCGCCCCGGCCGCACCCCCGCCCGCACAGCCCCGGGACACGGCCGCCCCTCAACCGCACGGACCACCCCCACTCCCCCTTCGGCCCCCACCAGGCCCGCCCCCCAGCTCCGCCCCACCGACCACTTCGCCGACCTCCTGCTGGCCGTGCTGAGCGGCCGACGCCCCGTGCACAGCATGCTCCGCCACACCGCGGGCCGCGCCTACGACGAACTGGCCCGGCTCGCCGAACTCGGCCCCCTGCGCACCCTCCACGGCGTCCACCCGGTCGTACGCGACATCGGCTACTACGTCGCCGCCCCGGGCGCCCTGGAGGTCTTCGCCCGCATCGGCGCGGGCGACCGACTCCGCGCCATGGCCTTCCGCCTGGAACACGGCCCCGACCACCGCTGGCGCTGCACAGCCGTGGAACTGGGCGGCCCGAGGCCCCCGCACCCGGCCGACGACTGA
- the hpf gene encoding ribosome hibernation-promoting factor, HPF/YfiA family, whose amino-acid sequence MDIVVKGRKTEVPERFRKHVAEKLKLEKIQKLDGKVISLDVEVSKEPNPRQADRSDRVEITLHSRGPVIRAEAAASDPYAALDLAADKLEARLRKQHDKRYTRRGARRLTAAEVADHVPGVATLNGNGYVADEEKSEGVPTKRIGSLEVKGEGPLIVREKTHVASPMTLDQALYEMELVGHDFYLFVDSETKEPSVVYRRHAYDYGVIHLSTDPMVAQAHADAAGGTLGG is encoded by the coding sequence GTGGACATCGTCGTCAAGGGCCGCAAGACCGAGGTGCCCGAGCGGTTCCGCAAGCACGTGGCCGAGAAGCTGAAGCTGGAGAAGATCCAGAAGCTCGATGGCAAGGTGATCAGCCTCGACGTCGAGGTGTCCAAGGAGCCCAACCCCCGACAGGCCGACCGCAGTGACCGGGTGGAGATCACGCTCCACTCCCGCGGACCGGTGATCCGGGCGGAGGCAGCGGCGAGCGATCCCTACGCGGCGCTCGACCTGGCGGCGGACAAGCTCGAAGCCCGGCTGCGCAAGCAGCACGACAAGCGTTACACGCGCCGAGGCGCGCGCAGGCTCACGGCCGCGGAGGTCGCCGATCACGTTCCGGGCGTGGCGACCCTCAACGGCAACGGATACGTCGCCGACGAGGAGAAGTCGGAGGGCGTGCCCACCAAGAGGATCGGCTCGCTGGAAGTGAAGGGCGAAGGCCCCCTCATCGTCCGTGAGAAGACCCACGTCGCGTCCCCGATGACCCTCGACCAGGCTCTCTACGAGATGGAGCTGGTCGGGCACGACTTCTATCTGTTCGTCGACTCCGAGACCAAGGAACCGAGTGTCGTCTACCGGCGGCACGCCTACGACTACGGCGTCATCCACCTCAGCACGGACCCGATGGTCGCCCAGGCGCATGCGGACGCCGCGGGCGGCACCCTCGGCGGCTGA
- a CDS encoding HAD family hydrolase — protein MGKHGVGAHIVWDWNGTLFHDNEAIIGATNAAFAELGIEPLTLERYRELYCVPVPKFYERLIGRLPTDEEWEVMDGIFHRYYAEHRVACDLTEGVPALLADWRSAGRSQSILSMYVHEELVPLVRGFGIESHFIRVDGRTGPSGGSKSEHMVRHLRRLVGVEPERTVVIGDAADDAVAARYVGARAVLYTGGSHSRASLEGVGVPVVDTLEEAVAEAERLAA, from the coding sequence ATGGGGAAGCACGGAGTTGGGGCGCACATCGTCTGGGACTGGAACGGGACGCTGTTCCATGACAACGAGGCGATCATCGGGGCGACGAACGCGGCGTTCGCCGAGTTGGGGATCGAGCCGCTCACGTTGGAGCGGTACCGGGAGCTTTATTGCGTGCCGGTGCCGAAGTTCTACGAGCGGTTGATCGGGCGGCTGCCGACGGACGAGGAGTGGGAGGTCATGGACGGGATCTTCCACCGGTACTACGCGGAGCATCGGGTCGCGTGCGACCTCACCGAGGGGGTGCCGGCGCTGCTCGCGGACTGGCGGTCGGCGGGGCGCAGTCAGTCGATCCTCAGCATGTATGTGCATGAGGAACTGGTTCCGTTGGTGCGGGGGTTCGGGATCGAGTCGCACTTCATACGGGTCGACGGGCGGACCGGGCCGTCCGGGGGCAGCAAGAGCGAGCACATGGTGCGGCATCTGCGTCGGCTCGTGGGGGTGGAGCCGGAGCGTACGGTCGTGATCGGGGACGCCGCCGATGACGCGGTCGCCGCCCGGTATGTGGGGGCGCGGGCCGTGCTCTACACCGGCGGGTCGCACAGTCGGGCCAGCTTGGAGGGTGTCGGGGTGCCGGTGGTGGACACGCTGGAGGAGGCCGTCGCGGAGGCGGAGCGGCTGGCCGCGTAG
- a CDS encoding response regulator, which produces MADSSFGPMRDEDADEGPVGMGPAAGSPRKEPIRVLVVDDHALFRRGLEIVLAAEEDIQVVGEAGDGAEAVDKAADLLPDIVLMDVRMPKRGGIEACTSIKEVAPSAKIIMLTISDEEADLYDAIKAGATGYLLKEISTDEVATAIRAVADGQSQISPSMASKLLTEFKSMIQRTDERRLVPAPRLTDRELEVLKLVATGMNNRDIAKELFISENTVKNHVRNILEKLQLHSRMEAVVYAMREKILEIR; this is translated from the coding sequence ATGGCGGACAGCAGCTTCGGACCGATGCGTGACGAGGATGCCGACGAAGGCCCCGTCGGCATGGGACCCGCGGCGGGCTCTCCACGCAAGGAGCCCATCCGGGTCCTTGTCGTGGATGACCACGCGCTCTTCCGCCGTGGCCTGGAGATCGTGCTCGCCGCCGAGGAGGACATCCAGGTCGTCGGCGAGGCCGGTGACGGGGCGGAGGCGGTCGACAAGGCTGCGGACCTGCTGCCGGACATCGTGCTGATGGACGTACGGATGCCCAAGCGCGGCGGGATCGAGGCGTGCACCTCCATCAAGGAAGTCGCCCCCAGCGCGAAGATCATCATGCTGACGATCAGCGACGAGGAAGCCGACCTCTACGACGCGATCAAGGCCGGTGCGACCGGGTATCTCCTCAAGGAGATCTCCACGGACGAGGTGGCCACGGCCATTCGCGCGGTCGCCGACGGGCAGTCGCAGATCAGCCCCTCGATGGCGTCGAAACTGCTCACCGAGTTCAAGTCCATGATCCAGCGGACGGACGAGCGGCGGCTGGTGCCCGCGCCGCGGCTGACGGACCGGGAACTCGAAGTGCTCAAACTCGTGGCGACGGGGATGAACAACAGGGACATCGCCAAGGAGCTGTTCATTTCCGAGAACACCGTGAAGAACCATGTGCGCAACATCCTGGAAAAGCTTCAGCTGCACTCCAGGATGGAGGCCGTGGTGTACGCGATGCGGGAGAAGATCCTCGAGATCCGCTGA
- a CDS encoding winged helix-turn-helix domain-containing protein: MTPDPRPTTELTADEARRIALRAQGFLGAPDRRSGVRGVLRHLGAVQLDTISVLARSHELIPYARLGAIGRTTVDKAYWTTAPTGAPSARPHAFEYWSHAACILPIEEWPHFAFRRRAYRARPHWNHPLPDGAYDRVIKQLRTEGPLTATELGGAKRTSEWWDWSGEKVAVERALMYGEVVCVERRGWKRVYDLAERAIPDALLHDELDDRECLRRLVRQAGEALGVGTRADIADYHRLKAEQFDEVIADSGLIPVSVQGWGKPAWADPAALEATPRGRHRTTLLSPFDSLIWERARTERIFGFTHRLEAYVPKQKRVHGYFAMPVLAGGRLVGRVDPARDGRTLVAKQITLDGAKAIPAVAQALLEAAGWVDCTDVRVERVDAPELREPLLRALA; the protein is encoded by the coding sequence ATGACACCCGACCCGCGCCCCACCACAGAACTCACCGCAGACGAGGCCCGCCGAATCGCCCTCCGGGCGCAGGGCTTCCTCGGCGCCCCCGACCGCAGGTCCGGCGTCCGCGGCGTGCTCCGACACCTCGGCGCGGTCCAACTCGACACCATCTCGGTCCTGGCCCGCTCCCACGAACTCATCCCGTACGCCCGCCTCGGCGCCATAGGCCGCACCACAGTCGACAAGGCCTACTGGACCACCGCGCCCACGGGCGCCCCTTCGGCACGCCCCCACGCCTTCGAGTACTGGTCCCACGCCGCCTGCATCCTCCCCATCGAGGAATGGCCCCACTTCGCCTTCCGCCGCCGCGCCTACCGCGCCCGCCCCCACTGGAACCACCCACTCCCCGACGGCGCCTACGACCGCGTCATCAAACAACTCCGCACCGAGGGCCCCCTCACCGCAACGGAGTTGGGCGGCGCGAAACGCACCAGCGAATGGTGGGACTGGTCCGGCGAGAAGGTCGCCGTCGAACGCGCCCTGATGTACGGCGAGGTGGTCTGCGTCGAGCGCCGCGGCTGGAAACGGGTGTACGACCTGGCCGAGCGTGCCATCCCGGACGCACTGCTCCACGACGAACTGGACGACAGGGAGTGCCTGCGCCGCCTGGTCCGCCAGGCCGGCGAGGCCCTGGGCGTCGGCACGCGCGCGGACATCGCCGACTACCACCGTCTCAAGGCCGAACAGTTCGACGAGGTGATCGCCGACTCCGGCCTGATCCCGGTGTCGGTGCAGGGCTGGGGCAAACCCGCCTGGGCCGACCCGGCGGCCCTGGAAGCCACCCCGCGCGGCCGCCACCGCACGACACTCCTGTCCCCGTTCGACTCCCTGATCTGGGAACGAGCCCGCACGGAACGGATCTTCGGCTTCACCCACCGCCTGGAGGCCTACGTCCCCAAACAGAAGCGCGTCCACGGCTACTTCGCGATGCCGGTCCTCGCCGGCGGCCGACTGGTCGGCCGTGTCGACCCCGCCCGCGACGGCCGGACCCTGGTCGCCAAACAGATCACCCTGGACGGCGCCAAAGCGATCCCCGCGGTGGCCCAAGCCCTGCTGGAGGCGGCCGGCTGGGTGGACTGCACCGACGTACGCGTGGAACGAGTGGACGCCCCCGAACTGCGCGAACCCCTCCTGAGAGCGCTCGCCTAG
- a CDS encoding GNAT family N-acetyltransferase, giving the protein MEPVTLTTERLLLRTVDAHDTDTVYAAAQDPDIQRWTTIPSPYLREHAVGFIEQAVPEGWANASMFTFGVFLPSGELAGMLGITMRSLGTAEIGFWAAKEHRRNGYITEATLAAAHWAFTALAIDRLEWRAEVGNTASRAVAEHTGFTLEGTLRSALNNNGVRRDCWMASLLPSDMGLPSTAPYLPAPSSL; this is encoded by the coding sequence ATGGAACCCGTCACCCTGACCACCGAGCGCCTGCTGCTGCGCACCGTGGACGCACACGACACCGACACGGTGTACGCGGCCGCACAGGACCCGGACATCCAGCGCTGGACGACCATCCCCTCACCGTACCTGCGCGAGCACGCGGTGGGTTTCATCGAGCAGGCGGTTCCCGAAGGCTGGGCCAACGCCTCCATGTTCACCTTCGGCGTCTTCCTCCCCTCCGGGGAGCTGGCGGGCATGCTCGGCATCACCATGCGTTCCCTCGGCACCGCCGAGATCGGCTTCTGGGCCGCCAAGGAACACCGCCGCAACGGCTATATCACCGAGGCCACCCTCGCCGCCGCCCACTGGGCCTTCACCGCCCTCGCCATCGACCGCCTCGAATGGCGCGCCGAAGTAGGCAACACCGCCTCCCGCGCGGTAGCCGAACACACCGGCTTCACCCTGGAAGGCACCCTCCGCTCCGCCCTCAACAACAACGGAGTCCGCCGCGACTGCTGGATGGCCTCACTACTCCCCTCAGACATGGGCCTACCTTCTACGGCGCCGTATCTGCCGGCCCCGTCGTCCCTTTAG
- a CDS encoding ComF family protein, protein MRGWWQDLTDLVLPAECGGCGRPRAVLCPECRAELTGAPPGRVRPVPEPSGLPVVYAAAPYEDAVRATLLAHKERGALALAEPLGTALAGAVRAGLEETRGEARWGMGRGGGGGGAPDEESVLLVPVPSARRAVRARGHDPARRIALAAAGVLRRSGVAARVVGVLRQRRAVADQSGLDSRQRVDNLAGALEVVAGGARLLGGGRVVLVDDLMTTGASLVEAARAVRAARAGCAISGASAEGRGARGPGARSVAGESAVRSGARRPEARSAVRGPGARSVAGESAVRSGARRPEARSAVRGPDAGSAARAAGVGRTVKVVVRTLGVRGMAGVEGAGDGVCAAVVAAPPDAFDTLST, encoded by the coding sequence ATGCGGGGGTGGTGGCAGGACCTCACAGATCTGGTACTGCCGGCCGAGTGCGGAGGCTGCGGCAGGCCTCGCGCGGTGCTCTGCCCGGAGTGCCGCGCCGAGCTGACCGGTGCCCCGCCGGGCCGGGTGCGACCGGTGCCGGAGCCATCGGGGCTGCCCGTGGTGTACGCGGCGGCTCCGTACGAGGACGCGGTACGGGCCACGCTGCTCGCGCACAAGGAACGGGGTGCGCTGGCGCTCGCCGAACCACTAGGTACGGCCCTGGCAGGGGCCGTACGGGCGGGGCTGGAGGAGACGCGGGGTGAGGCGCGGTGGGGGATGGGGAGGGGTGGGGGAGGGGGTGGGGCCCCCGACGAAGAGTCCGTGCTGCTCGTCCCCGTCCCCTCCGCCCGCCGCGCGGTCCGAGCCCGTGGTCACGACCCCGCCCGGCGGATCGCGCTCGCGGCCGCCGGGGTGCTGAGGCGTAGCGGGGTGGCGGCCCGGGTAGTCGGGGTGCTGCGGCAGCGGCGTGCGGTGGCCGATCAGTCGGGGCTGGACTCCCGGCAGCGGGTGGACAACCTCGCGGGTGCCCTGGAGGTGGTGGCCGGGGGTGCTCGGCTGCTGGGCGGTGGTCGGGTCGTGCTCGTGGATGACCTGATGACGACGGGCGCCTCGCTCGTGGAGGCGGCGCGTGCGGTGCGGGCGGCGCGGGCCGGGTGCGCGATCTCGGGGGCGTCGGCCGAGGGGCGAGGAGCCAGGGGGCCGGGCGCGAGGTCGGTCGCGGGGGAGTCGGCCGTGAGGTCGGGCGCGAGGCGGCCGGAGGCGAGGTCGGCTGTAAGGGGGCCGGGCGCGAGGTCGGTCGCGGGGGAGTCGGCCGTGAGGTCGGGCGCGAGGCGGCCGGAGGCGAGGTCGGCTGTAAGGGGGCCGGATGCGGGGTCGGCGGCAAGGGCGGCGGGCGTGGGGCGAACAGTAAAGGTGGTGGTCCGGACGCTCGGGGTGAGGGGAATGGCCGGTGTGGAGGGTGCCGGGGACGGGGTCTGTGCAGCCGTGGTCGCGGCGCCGCCGGACGCTTTCGACACTCTTTCGACATGA